The window agtgtttgttgttgttacagcCAATATTTGGGGCAGACTGGCTGCATCcaaataaagtatttattgaagaaattgatTTATATTTGGGAATCTTGGGGACAACCAGATGATCTTTTTGAATCTTTTTGAATCAAAACTCTTCAACTGGGCTTAAGCAGAGAAGTGGAGGTTAGGCACCCAGATGGGATATTGTCCTACTCAGGATCTAGAAAGTGGATTGATTTATAACAGTAGAGCAAGAGTTGTTGACCTGCGGCCTGTTTTTGTATAGCCCATAAGCTAAGAATGGATTTTATCATtctaaatagcttttaaaaatcaaaagaatactgtttcatgacacatgaaaatatatgaaattcaagTTTCAATAGCCCTAAAACAGTTcattggcacacagccatgctcatttgtttatgtattgtttaTGCCTGCTTTTGCattacaacagcagagttgagttgTTAGGACAGAGACCCTAGAGCCTAcagagcctgaaatatttactctctggccctccTTTGCCCACACTTGCATGAGAGTGAATGGTTAAGAGtacagactttggagtcagatagaACTGCGTTCAAAACTCGGTTCCTGCACCTGTAAAATGTTGTGTCCATTTAATGAGAAAAGGTAAACTTAGAAGAGTGACTTAGTGTATATTGCCTTCTATCAAGAAgaaatgaaggggtgcctgggtggctcagctggttaagcatctgactcttggttgtggctcaggtcatgatctcggggttgtgagagtgagatcgagccccgtattagctctgcgctcagtgcagagtctgcctgagattctttccccctcctcttccctccctcactgctcttccccgtctctctctctctctctctctctctcgctcactctcaaataaataaaatctttttaaaaaatgaagataactAGAAGCTTCTATGGTTCTTTTACTTGACAGTATACTAATAGAAAACATAAGAATATAACAAAAGtggaattttacaaaatatatgatTGCAATTACCTTAGGCAACCTTTTCTCAACCTTTTTGCATATGTCACTTATACCAGTAAGGACTCTTGAGTGTCAGTTACAGCAATCCCAATTCAAACTAGCTTAAACAATAAAGGAAATAGTTTGTCACTGAAGcctaaaaaatacagatataaagCATGTTTCAAACCCATTACTCTGGattctctgccttcttccctgtATTAGCTGTGTCCTCATGCTGACTTATGGGGACATGGCTGTAGCAGTTCCAGACCTCTCATCTGCAGAACACACGGATGCCGCCAGCCATTGAGCCAGAAACCTGAGCTTCACTCTGATTAAGCCCATCTCTGGTCTCACACCCATCCCTGAACCAGTCACAGTGGTCCTACCCCATCCACTCCAACAGAAGGCAGGTTGGATTCTGGGGGAAACCCAACATTGTCCACAGTGTTTATAAGGCACtactatatttataaagaaaaggaacacaTACTTCTCTTTCAAACTAATGCTGCTTGTGTTTTTATTAAGATAGCCTTATGCCACAAAGTTCAACAAGGGTGGTTTGGTTCCTGCCTTAAAGATACAAatcctgaggcgcctgggtggctcagtcggttaagcgtctgccttcggctcaggtcatgaccccagggtcctgggatcgagccccgcattgggctccctgctccgtgggaagcctgcttctccgtctgcccctccccctgctggtgcgggcccgcgctctctctctctctctctctctcaaataaataaatctttaaaaaatatatatatatatatacaaaatcctAGGGTTACAGTCACAACATTTGAGCCCCCAGCATCTCATTTCTTCCTAGCAGCATCAAGGTCAACACTCTGGGAACTTGAGGCACTTTCTGAACGGCCTGCCTCATATTCGATCTAGTGATCCTATCTGGAAACTGCTCTTGGCTTCCTAGCACTGGTATCGATATCCTCTAAGTGATTCTTAGGTATCAGTACAAATAGAATAGGAGAAACTTGTTCGTATTTATCTCCTTATAAGGAAACTTTTCTGGTTTTCAGCTCAAAGTAACAGCTGCCATCTTTAAAGTTGACTGATGTGTTTGTGTACAAAGAGGCCCACATAATATGATTTGGGCTACTCATAATGTGTTGTAAGAGAGTCAGAAATATAATGACCTCTTAATTACCCATAACTGGATTCTCTttgtaaaaatctaaaacaaatgaaagtaaaaaacaaaggTTCACTTTTAATCTGCAGGGCCTCACAAagaaagttttaagttttattgaaataaagcTGAGGCATTAGTGCTGGAAAATCTGGCAAGAAGGgtttttattcctatttcaaGTATACAGATTCTTAGACCGGCTAGTTGTTATCATTCCACACACTCTAGCACAGTGATTTTTAGGTCTCATAGTTGCCATCATATACTTAAACATTCCTATCGTGCTTAACACTTGTTTCCTGAAATGAACTTTAATTCAACACTGAAAAAAGTGCCATTTCTCATTGAGACACAGTGAGAATTGAGATGGAGAAATCTTGCTGAGATTTCTAATCTTGATAGGATTACAGAAATGTAGAACCTTTGCAGCTGACAAATTATGCTTTCATATGATTGAAATTAtcacctctcttcctctcttaacTCCTAGGACTGACTTTTTTACCATGGTTCATTCTTACTGTGTGCAACTTCTAGCCAAGTAAGAACTAGACAGGGTGACAGGGCTCGGAGATGTGCTCCTCAATGTGAAGGTTGCTGACTCTAGGAATTCCTTCTTTAAATCCAAACAGCTAATTAGCTTCCTTGAAACACCCTGTTTCCATTCCCCTGGGCAAGGTGAAGACAGACAACTAGCTGAAAGAGACTTCTGATTAGACCAGGGCTTTTTAAGGGGAGAAGTGAGTCCATCTCCACTACTGTGAAGTAAGGAACAAAGAAAAGCTGAGCAAGGAGTGGGGATACAGAAATGGGATGGCTTTTGTGCACATTCTAGGTTGAGGATGATTTAGCTGTAAGTTTCAAGTCTTGTGAATTCTCAGATCAGCAGACATTTGGCTGTGCTTTCCAAAGCACTGTTTTGAATTATTTGCCCCATAGGAAAAGTCTGGGCAgaattttaatagacttttttttttttcctcagccatCCTGTGTGGTTCTGGGGCCATTATAACACTTGagtgcagttttttgtttttggttttttttggcaGGTGCACATGACATTTTCAGAGATGCACGTCCTCAGAGGGCAGGTTACCTAATGCCCCTGCCCCCTTGGCCTGCAGGCAGCTGTGTTTGGTTAACTGCAAATGGAGTTGCAAAACGGGCCATCTTATCACTTCTCTCTCCATTCACCTTGGGAGGGAGGACTTTCCAGccctcctagaaaaaaaaatctctgctgcTGATTAGGTTAATGTTGTTAGTAGTTGATAATTTACTGTTTATGCAATCACTGACATTATTTCTAGATACAAAAGTGGTTGTCTTAAACTACTGCGTTTGGagtgaataaaatttatttataaatacttttagtCACTAATGCTGCATATTTAAATCACAGAGAATTGTTTTCTTATGGGAAACcggattcttttctttccctcaggAGTGTTCCAGCACGTCTCTGTAGCTTTTTGAGTAATCAGACATGCAAATAGCCCCGCAAGAATCCAGCTACCTTTGAAGAAGACGTACTTAGAAACACTGAAAAGTGTATCATGGAGTGCAAggctgagggaaaagaaaaataccaacatAGTTTGAATTTACTGAATCAAGTTAAGAGCATGAAAGAATTAGCAGAAATGATCGATGTCATACTCATAGCAGAAGGGGAGAAATTTCCTTGCCACAGGCTAGTCCTGGCTGCATTTAGTCCTTATTTCAAAGCTATGTTCACCTGTGGACTACTCGAATGTACTCAAAGGGAAGTCATACTTTATGACATCACAGCAGAAAGCGTGTCCGTGATATTGAATTACATGTACAATGCGGCTTTAGAGATCGATAACGCCAATGTTCAGACTGTCGCTATGGCTGCCTATTTTATGCAGATGGAAGAAATCTTTAGTGTGTGTCAAAAATATATGATGGACCATATGGATGCCTCGAACTGTGTAGGTATCTATTATTTTGCAAAGCAGATTGGAGCTGAAGATTTATCTGATCAATCAAAGAAATACTTGTATCAGCACTTTGCTGAGGTGAGCTTACatgaagaaatattagaaattgaAGCACACCAATTTCTGACACTTATTAAATCAGATGACCTTAACATATCCAGGGAGGAGAGCATTCTGGACTTAGTCCTGAGATGGGTAAATCATAACCAAGAACTGCGCACAGGGCATCTTGTTGAGCTTTTGAAGCAAGTCAGATTGGAACTTATAAACCCTTCTTTTTTAAGACAAGCCCTGAAAAGGAACACAATGCTTCTGTGTGATGCAGATTGCATTGACATAATTCAGAATGCATTCAAAGCCATCAAGACACCCCAACAGCACTCTCTAAATCTTCGTTATGGCATGGAGACTACTAGTCTTTTGCTTTGCATTGGCAACAACTCTTCAGGAATCAGGTCAAGACATAGGAACTATGGGGACACCAGTTTTTGTTATGATCCCGCTTCACGGAAGACCTATTTTGTCTCGTCTCCCAAGTATGGAGAGGGCTTGGGAACCGTGTGTGCTGGTGTGGTCCTGGAAAACAACACCATAATTGTGGCCGGAGAAGC of the Halichoerus grypus chromosome 1, mHalGry1.hap1.1, whole genome shotgun sequence genome contains:
- the KBTBD12 gene encoding kelch repeat and BTB domain-containing protein 12; its protein translation is MECKAEGKEKYQHSLNLLNQVKSMKELAEMIDVILIAEGEKFPCHRLVLAAFSPYFKAMFTCGLLECTQREVILYDITAESVSVILNYMYNAALEIDNANVQTVAMAAYFMQMEEIFSVCQKYMMDHMDASNCVGIYYFAKQIGAEDLSDQSKKYLYQHFAEVSLHEEILEIEAHQFLTLIKSDDLNISREESILDLVLRWVNHNQELRTGHLVELLKQVRLELINPSFLRQALKRNTMLLCDADCIDIIQNAFKAIKTPQQHSLNLRYGMETTSLLLCIGNNSSGIRSRHRNYGDTSFCYDPASRKTYFVSSPKYGEGLGTVCAGVVLENNTIIVAGEASASKLSRQKNKNVEIYRYHDRGNQFWEKLCTAEFRELYALGSVHNDLYVIGGQMKVKNQYLITNCVDKYSVERDSWRRVSPLPLQLACHAVVTVNNKLYVIGGWTPQMDLPDEEPDRLSNRLLQYDPSQDQWTERAPMKFSKYRFSTAVVNSEIYVLGGIGCVGRDKGQVRKCLDVVEIYNPEGDFWREGPPMPSPLLSLRTNSTNAGTVDGKLYVCGGFHGADRHEVISKEILELDPWENQWNVVAINVLMHDSYDVCLVARMNPRDLIPPPSDLVEEGNEH